A genomic window from Rhodococcus sp. KBS0724 includes:
- a CDS encoding TetR family transcriptional regulator, whose translation MQPSTRNRVRRRPDPALENSQSDAPQELLPRKRPTQERSQRKFDALLAASRELLTDVGFESFTCEEVAARADVPIGTLYQFFANKYVIVCELNRQDLVGVQHELAQFGGEVPSLDWLRFLNSFVDHMAGLWTSDPSRREVWLAMQSTPSTRATGVIHEKQFAETVAKMLGPLTPRSPRDRRMMMAEVLVHVVYSMLNFSVQDGQSHADAVVELKRLMGAYLLVAEKESRLKGRGTDADQV comes from the coding sequence GTGCAGCCATCCACCCGCAACCGTGTACGACGCCGGCCGGACCCCGCACTCGAAAATTCTCAGAGCGACGCACCTCAGGAACTGCTCCCGCGCAAACGTCCGACGCAGGAGCGAAGCCAGCGCAAATTCGATGCTCTACTCGCCGCCTCCCGGGAACTTCTCACCGACGTCGGTTTCGAATCGTTCACATGCGAAGAGGTCGCGGCACGCGCTGACGTGCCCATCGGGACCCTGTATCAGTTCTTTGCCAACAAGTACGTCATCGTGTGTGAATTGAACCGTCAGGACCTCGTGGGGGTGCAGCACGAGCTGGCGCAGTTCGGCGGCGAAGTGCCGTCCCTCGATTGGCTGCGGTTCCTCAACAGTTTTGTCGACCACATGGCCGGACTCTGGACGTCCGATCCGTCGCGCCGCGAGGTGTGGTTGGCCATGCAGTCCACACCGTCGACGCGGGCGACCGGTGTCATTCACGAGAAGCAGTTCGCGGAAACCGTCGCCAAGATGCTCGGTCCACTCACCCCGCGTTCACCGCGGGATCGCCGCATGATGATGGCGGAAGTGCTTGTGCACGTGGTGTATTCGATGCTGAATTTCTCCGTGCAGGACGGCCAGAGCCACGCCGACGCCGTAGTGGAACTCAAGCGCCTGATGGGTGCGTATCTGCTGGTGGCGGAGAAGGAATCTCGCCTGAAGGGCCGGGGCACGGACGCCGACCAGGTCTGA
- a CDS encoding holo-ACP synthase, producing MGVLGIGFDLVTVSEFAEQLKRPGTAMLENFTPGERRDSNTRSSDPARHFAARWAAKEAVIKAWSTALFASPPVLGEMIHNQIEVVSDAWGRPSIRLRGDVAKHLTDVKIHISLTHDGDMAGAFAVIESN from the coding sequence ATGGGAGTTCTGGGTATCGGTTTCGACCTCGTCACGGTGTCGGAGTTCGCCGAGCAACTGAAACGGCCGGGAACGGCCATGCTCGAGAACTTCACACCGGGCGAGCGTCGGGACTCCAATACTCGGAGTTCCGATCCCGCAAGACATTTCGCCGCCCGGTGGGCGGCGAAGGAAGCAGTGATCAAAGCGTGGTCCACTGCTCTCTTCGCCAGCCCACCGGTGCTGGGGGAGATGATCCACAATCAGATCGAAGTCGTCTCGGACGCGTGGGGGCGCCCCAGCATCAGATTGCGGGGCGACGTCGCGAAACACCTCACCGACGTGAAGATTCACATTTCACTGACGCACGACGGAGACATGGCCGGCGCATTTGCCGTCATCGAGTCGAACTGA
- a CDS encoding dipeptidase, giving the protein MAEQLRAAVHELMPRAHEDLTRLVALRSVADARQFPPEECAAASAWVVEAFRDQGFVDIEAVETSDGSAAVIGYRPGPQDAPTVLLYCHYDVQPPGDEELWNSPPFTLTERGGRWYGRGASDCKGNLVMHLTALRALAAAGIDPAVNLRIVAEGSEEMGTGGLEDLLRLRPELFDADVMLIADTGNTAVGEPTITTSLRGIANVVVHVSALEGEVHSGVFGGPAPDAMTALVQMLATLHDEHGNTTVDGLVNDQRWAGVEYDDKQFRVDAGVLDGVDLVGSGSVADQVWARPALTILGIDCPPVVGSAAAITPRASARLNLRVPPGTNPADAQDMLIGHLLACAPWGVQVSVEPEATGMPFGAATGGPGFKQLTAALSAAYSAEVGFAGQGGSIPLCSALAEQFPDAEIALIGVEEPQCRIHAPNESVDPSEIENLAYAEALFLSQFEYASSNS; this is encoded by the coding sequence ATGGCCGAACAGTTGCGAGCCGCAGTACACGAGCTCATGCCCCGCGCCCACGAGGATCTGACGCGGCTGGTTGCGTTGCGGTCGGTCGCGGATGCACGGCAATTCCCGCCGGAAGAATGTGCGGCAGCTTCCGCATGGGTGGTGGAGGCGTTCCGCGACCAGGGATTCGTGGACATCGAGGCGGTGGAGACATCGGACGGTTCCGCTGCGGTGATCGGATATCGGCCTGGACCGCAAGATGCCCCGACAGTTCTCCTGTACTGCCACTACGACGTTCAACCACCCGGAGACGAAGAGCTTTGGAATTCGCCACCTTTCACGCTGACCGAACGCGGCGGACGGTGGTACGGGCGAGGTGCGTCGGATTGCAAGGGCAATCTCGTGATGCACCTGACCGCCCTCCGGGCCTTGGCCGCCGCAGGGATCGACCCCGCGGTCAATCTACGAATCGTTGCCGAGGGCTCGGAAGAAATGGGCACCGGGGGCCTCGAAGACCTGCTGCGCCTGCGCCCAGAACTGTTCGACGCCGACGTCATGCTGATCGCCGATACCGGCAACACTGCGGTGGGCGAACCCACGATCACGACGTCACTGCGCGGCATCGCGAATGTGGTCGTCCACGTCTCGGCACTCGAAGGCGAAGTGCACTCCGGTGTGTTCGGTGGCCCGGCACCCGACGCGATGACCGCATTGGTGCAGATGCTGGCAACGCTGCACGACGAACACGGCAACACCACCGTCGACGGCCTGGTGAACGATCAGCGCTGGGCTGGTGTCGAGTACGACGACAAACAATTCCGCGTCGACGCGGGAGTTCTCGACGGCGTCGATCTGGTCGGCTCCGGTTCGGTGGCCGACCAGGTGTGGGCTCGGCCGGCGCTCACGATCCTGGGAATCGACTGCCCGCCAGTGGTCGGCTCGGCCGCAGCGATCACGCCCCGTGCCTCTGCGCGACTGAACCTGCGAGTTCCACCCGGCACGAATCCGGCCGACGCCCAAGACATGTTGATCGGGCATCTTCTGGCCTGCGCGCCGTGGGGTGTGCAGGTGAGCGTGGAACCGGAGGCAACGGGAATGCCGTTCGGCGCTGCTACGGGTGGGCCGGGATTCAAACAGCTCACAGCGGCGCTGAGTGCGGCGTACAGCGCCGAAGTCGGATTCGCCGGACAGGGAGGCTCGATTCCCCTGTGCAGCGCGCTGGCGGAGCAGTTCCCCGACGCGGAGATCGCGTTGATCGGCGTCGAGGAACCGCAGTGCCGCATCCATGCCCCGAACGAGAGCGTCGACCCGTCGGAGATCGAGAATCTCGCGTACGCGGAAGCGCTGTTTCTGAGCCAGTTCGAATATGCCAGTTCGAATAGTTAG
- the bcp gene encoding thioredoxin-dependent thiol peroxidase, translating to MTENSRLSAGDTAPEFTLPDAEGNEVSLHDYRGRKVIVYFYPAASTPGCTKQACDFRDNLAELNGAGLDVIGISPDKPAKLAKFRDNEELTFPLLSDPEKTTLEAWGAFGEKKMYGKTVQGVIRSTFLVDEEGKIEVAQYNVRATGHVAKLRRDLSV from the coding sequence GTGACCGAGAACAGTAGATTGTCTGCCGGCGATACCGCGCCGGAATTCACGCTCCCCGACGCCGAAGGCAACGAAGTTTCGTTGCACGACTACCGAGGCCGCAAGGTCATCGTGTACTTCTACCCGGCTGCCAGCACGCCGGGCTGCACCAAGCAAGCGTGCGACTTCCGAGACAACCTCGCCGAACTGAACGGGGCGGGCCTGGACGTCATCGGCATCTCACCGGACAAGCCGGCCAAGCTCGCCAAGTTCCGCGACAACGAGGAGCTGACCTTCCCGTTGCTCTCCGATCCGGAGAAGACGACGCTCGAAGCCTGGGGCGCATTCGGCGAGAAGAAGATGTACGGCAAAACCGTCCAGGGCGTCATCCGATCCACCTTCCTCGTCGACGAAGAGGGAAAGATCGAGGTCGCGCAGTACAACGTCCGCGCCACCGGTCACGTCGCCAAGTTGCGACGCGACCTGTCCGTCTAA